DNA sequence from the Virgibacillus proomii genome:
CTTATCCCATTGCTAGTCATTATCCTTGTCATCTTTAAAGTGCCGGCTATTCCAGCAATAGCTGTTGGAATTGTGATGGGATTTTTAGCACAAATTTTTATTCAAGGCGATTCTATTGCCTCTGGTTTACATGTATTACAAAAGGGTTACTCCATCGAGACATCCAATGAAATGATTGCTGAACTATTTAACCGTGGCGGTTTAATGTCAATGATGTATACGGTGTCTATGACAATTGTTGCTATGACCTTTGGCGGTATTATGGAATACTCAGGAATGCTAAAAGCAATAATGGACCAATTATTAAAAATAGTTAAAACGACCGGATCACTCATTACCTCAACAATCAGTGCTGCTTTTTTAACAAATGCTACCTGCTCAGAACAATACATTTCAATTGTTGTACCTTCACGTATGTTTATGAATGTATATAAAGAAAAGGGGTTACACTCTAAAAACCTCTCCCGTTCTTTGGAAGATGGGGGGACGTTAACCTCCGTATTTATTCCTTGGAATACATGTGGTGTATTTATCTATGCTACCTTAGATGTTCATGCCTTTAGTTATGCTCCATACGCCATTTTAAATTATACTGTACCAATGATTGCAATCCTCTATGCATTCAGTGGATTTACAATTGCCAAAACAGCTAAAGCAAAGCAAAACGATTATATCAGTGAAGCACAATAGGATTTAAAAAAATGTGGTGGTATGACGGAGGGGAAAATAACGCTCACCAAACAAGAGAACTTCCTGATGAGATGGAGGTAACTTATTCATAGAGTACTTTTTTAATTCAAACAGTGGGAAGAGCAGATGGTTCCCTATCGTAGAAAGAAGCTCGAAGATTGCTAGACGCGTATGCTATACGAAACTACTTTCAAATATCCATCATATAATATGATTAATTAATCTGTTATTTAATCTACAATATGAACGCTATCATGAACGGTATACGAATGAATTCAGTACTGGGATGATAGATTCAAGCAAATAAACACGTTATTATGCAAAGAGGGGATTAAATGAATAGACAAATTATAGACCGTGGGAGACTTCGTTCTGGACAATCTTTTTACCTAAAAAAGTTAACTGTAAACTATCTTCACGATATTTTAAAATTGCAACAAATAGTCGAACAAACAGTAGAGGGCGCTTCTTTTTTACAACCTCTTACCACCGAAGAATACAACTATATTTTATCTGGAAAAGGATCAATGATCGGTATATTTATTCATGATCAGTTAGTCGCTTTTCGTGCCATGCTCATCCCAAATTCAAAAGATCCTGAGCATTTAGGAAGAGACCTTGGACTTTTAGAAACAGAATGGTCGAAAATAATCTATTCCGAAATTTCAATCGTCCATCCAACATATCGAGGAAATCGCCTACAAAATTATATGGGAAAACAATTATTTAAACAAGTAGATAAACGTATATTTCATTATATAGCAGCTACAGTTGCACCATTTAATATTCCAAGTATTAAAGATAAACTTGCTTTGGGCATGAAAATATCTGCGTTAAAAGCGAAATATAATGGAAAATTAAGATATATTTTAATTCGTGACTTGCATATACCTCCAGATTACAATAACTATACAACAACGAAAATCGTAAACATGCAGGATATTAACCTGCAAAAAAACTTGCTTGAAGCAGGCTATTGTGGAATCGCAATACAAAAAAGGAACGGCAATTATGATGTAACCTACGTAAAATAGGGGATGCCGGCCTGAGCGGTAAGCCTCTTTTAGTCGGCCTTCCTTTAGATTCAAGCCAATGTTATTTATGATAGAAAGAGATCAAAGTAAGCTACAGCTTGAGTGGTTAAGCTAGACCATAATACTTTCCCAAAAAGATATCCACAATGTAAAAAGAAATATAGTTTCTCATGCATAAAAACTAGGCAATGCCATGTTTCTACGAACGGGCACTTGCCTAGATGTACTTTCTATTTTATACATGTTGGTTAATAAGTGAGAGAAGTTCAGTTAAACTCTCAACCTCAAACGTAGGCAACCCATTTGTTTGAAGATCCTGTCTATTAATCCATACCGAATCTATTCCGCTTCGTGAAGCACCTAATATGTCCGTATGCAAATTATCCCCTACCATAATCGCTTCTTCTTCTTTTACGTCCAATTTTTCCAATGTGTATTGAAATATAGCAGGATCAGGCTTCCCGCTGCCAAAGTCGCCTGACACAACAATCTCTTCAAAATAATCTTTTAGTTTTGGAGTCATTTCCAGTTTCGTGTGTTGTAAATCCGGTGAACCGTTCGTTAGTAAAGCCAGCTTAAAATCATTTGCTAAAGCATCTAAGACATCAAACGTATCTTCAAAAACAAATGGTTTCTTCTTTCTTACCTTGGGAAATGTTTCCGCTAATTCAATTGCTAATTGTCGGTCTTCAACACCTACTCCTTCTAACCCCTTTTCCCAAGCTTCCTTTCGATAAATAGGCGCGATTTCTTTTAACTGTTGAAACGCCTTTCCTTCATCATCAAACTCTCCCCAAAGTCCTTCGAAAGGGTTAATACCAATCATTTGTGTAAATGGGTAAGTAGAATAGGATGCGTATAACGACCGAGCTTTCTCTCGCACACTTTCTTCTAAATCGATTGGGTCTATCTTAGGATTGATTTTATTTGCCTTGTTACAGGCTTCTTTGAACGATTCTGCTACACTCTTCTTATCCCAAAGTAGTGTATCATCTAAATCAAAAATAATTGCTTTACGCATCCATACAACTCCTTTTTCTGTTGCATATCTTACTAAAAGTATACAACATTTTACGAAAAACAAAAAAACTAATTAATTTAGGGTTGATTTTATTGAAAATATAGACTAATATAGTTATTAAAATTTTTACAGCTAAGGGGATATTAGCAATGGAAGAATGGACAGTTAAGGTTAATCGTTGTACAGTGAAGAAAGAAAAACCCAATACCGATCAATTGGAATTTGGCAGCGTGTTTACGGATCATATGTTTATTATGGATTATTCTGAGCCTTTGGGTTGGCATGATCCGCGTATCATTCCATACCAACCGCTATCTATTGATCCATCCGCGATGATATTTCATTATGGACAATCCGTTTTTGAAGGATTAAAAGCATATCAAACACCGGAAGGAGATATTCAACTATTTCGACCGAAAAAAAATCTTCAACGTTTGAACAAGTCAAATGACCGCCTATGTATTCCGGCGATTGATGAAGCGTTTATTCTGGAAGCCATGAAGCAGCTTGTATATTTAGATAAAGAATGGATTCCAACTGCAGAAGGAACTTCGCTTTATATTCGTCCATTCATTATTTCAACAGAGCCCTATATCGGAGTAGCACCATCACATCAATACAAATTTGTAATTATTCTGTCACCAGTTGGAGCTTATTACAAAGAAGGGATTAACCCAGTAAAAATCGCGGTTGAAAATCAATATGTTCGGGCGGTAAAAGGCGGAACTGGAGAGGCAAAAACCGGAGGAAACTATGCAGCCAGTTTAAAAGCCCAAGAGCTTTGTGCTAAAGAAGGGTTTACACAAGTATTGTGGCTGGATGGATTAGAGAAAAAGTATATTGAAGAAGTAGGAAGCATGAACGTATTTTTTAAAATTAATGGAAAAGTATATACTCCTGCTTTAAACGGGAGTATTCTAGAAGGTGTAACCCGGAACTCTGTTATTCAATTACTTAACCATTGGAATATTCCGGTTATTGAAGACAGAATCTCCATGGAGGATTTGTATCAAGCCTATATGGATGGTAAGTTAGAAGAAGCGTTCGGTACGGGTACAGCAGCAGTCATTTCACCAATCGGTCAACTACGCTGGGAAGGTAAAGACTTATTAATTAATGACGGCAAGACTGGTGAACTATCAAAATCATTATATACGACTTTAACTAACATTCAATATGGAAAAGAAACAGATCCATTTGATTGGATTGAGAAAGTTAGTGAGTCGCACACTGTTAAACACTGATTGCACTTATTTCATTTAAACATTGAATTAACAGAGTACTATTATTTAGTGCTCTGTTTTTATTTAGCGGAATATTTCATAATCTTCCACGAAATCTTATAATAGGTGATTTACAACTACTACTTCGCAAATTAAAATAATATTTTCTACACAGCAAAAAATAGACGCTTTTCTTCTTCCTTGCTAGCCAAAAGCATAAGCTCAAGTTGAAGAAAGCGTCTATTTTCTAACTAGATCCTTAGCTCTAGAAATACTACATAATCAGGTGTTTTCACTATGAAATCATTACTTTACAAATATCATTGGTAAATTCAACTGGATCATTAACAGGTAAGCCTTCGATAAGCAGTGCCTGATTATACAATAAGTTTGTGTATAAGTTGAGTTTGTTCTTATCGTTGAGAAAGGCATCTTTTAATGCCTGGAACACTTCATGATTTACGTTTATTTCCAATACTTTATCTGCTTTTATTTGCTGGTTATTTGGCATCGTATTAAGTACTTTTTCCATTTCCAATGATATTTCACCATCCGCAGTCAGACATACCGGATGTGACTTTAAACGTTTGGAAGAACGAACATCCGTTACCTTTCCAGCTAATTGATCTTTCATATATTTAAACAGTTCTTTGTTTTCCTCTTTTTCTTTCTCATCTGTTGAATCAGTTGTCTCTTCTTCCAAACCGAGATCGCCGCTTGAAACAGACTTAAACTCTTTATCTTTATACTTCAATAACATCTTTATCGCAAATTCATCGACTTCTTCCGTAAAGTACAAAATTTCATATCCTTTATCAGCTACTAATTCTGTTTGTGGTAACTTCTTAATTCGATCTATCGATTCACCTGCAGCATAGTAGATATACTTCTGATCTTCCGGCATCCGGTTTACATATTCTTCTAATGTCACTAATTTTTCTTCAGTGGAAGAATAGAACATTAATAAATCTTGCAACGTTTCTT
Encoded proteins:
- a CDS encoding HAD family hydrolase, with translation MRKAIIFDLDDTLLWDKKSVAESFKEACNKANKINPKIDPIDLEESVREKARSLYASYSTYPFTQMIGINPFEGLWGEFDDEGKAFQQLKEIAPIYRKEAWEKGLEGVGVEDRQLAIELAETFPKVRKKKPFVFEDTFDVLDALANDFKLALLTNGSPDLQHTKLEMTPKLKDYFEEIVVSGDFGSGKPDPAIFQYTLEKLDVKEEEAIMVGDNLHTDILGASRSGIDSVWINRQDLQTNGLPTFEVESLTELLSLINQHV
- a CDS encoding branched-chain amino acid aminotransferase; translated protein: MEEWTVKVNRCTVKKEKPNTDQLEFGSVFTDHMFIMDYSEPLGWHDPRIIPYQPLSIDPSAMIFHYGQSVFEGLKAYQTPEGDIQLFRPKKNLQRLNKSNDRLCIPAIDEAFILEAMKQLVYLDKEWIPTAEGTSLYIRPFIISTEPYIGVAPSHQYKFVIILSPVGAYYKEGINPVKIAVENQYVRAVKGGTGEAKTGGNYAASLKAQELCAKEGFTQVLWLDGLEKKYIEEVGSMNVFFKINGKVYTPALNGSILEGVTRNSVIQLLNHWNIPVIEDRISMEDLYQAYMDGKLEEAFGTGTAAVISPIGQLRWEGKDLLINDGKTGELSKSLYTTLTNIQYGKETDPFDWIEKVSESHTVKH